The DNA segment cacacacacacacacacacacacacacacacacacacacacacacacacacacgcattcacACACACGAACAGGAAAACCTCGAAAAGGAGCCATATTTGGCTGTACGGTATAACAGGACACAAGGGTCTGCCAGGCAGATGAAAAGCTAAAATTGACTCGGTTGTAAAAGCCTATAGCGGGCTAGCCTGCCTCCCACAATTGCTGTGTTTTGCAGCAGGATTATTAATCCTAATAATGGTTAAATCATGTTTGAACCTTGTTAAAACGCTGATTtaatacaacaaaaacataataaaacatattccaacatTGAATCAGATTCTAAAAATTAACCTCTATTCTAGGTGATGCTGGTAATTTGCTACAACGGAATACAGAACAGAGTAAACACTACctacataaaaaactaaacaaaaaatagttttttttgctgatgaAGATTTACTGACAGTATGAGCACCTTGGGGGGATCTAGGGGAGAGCGTAATGCCAAACCCAAATTCGCAGCATTAGACATTAATAAGCTGTACATAACCAGCCGTGTAAGTTCAATATACGATGTACGAAAATATATTATTGTGTTTgtacaaaaaatgtttaataaatcTTGAACAATTTCAGGGAGAATCGTTTGAGCCATCGACACAAAAAAGTACTGCTCCTCGCAAGCATGGCATGCAAAGTTTGGGAAAGGTTCCAACGGCCCGTCGTCCACCAGCAAACCTTCCATCTTTAAAAGCAGAAGTAGGAAATCCCGGCGAACAGTCTGGCAGCTGGACTAACGAACTTAACGAAGGACAATACGTCAGCCAGAGTCCAAATCATTCAACGGAAGAAGTCAACAAAATACCAAATTTATCTATTTCTAAAAGTTCGACTCAACGCCACACTTCGTCTCCTAACATTTCAAAACCGGGCGAATTATCATGGAACACGGTAGTGCAAATGATTAAGCAATACTTTTGATAAAaccttaatttaattttctcaaTTTCATGTAGAGCGAGTTCCCTTCATTGGACGGCACTGGTTCGTATGGGGGGGGAACAACAAAATCTCAACTATTCCAAGAACATTATTCCGGAACTTCTCAAACCAATCATCAAGCCGACATTCGTTCACAATTGAAAGCACCTTGCGGCCAAGGAACCAGTATTGCTACGGAGGATTTAGATGGTGGTGGAAACTTCCTAGGTGGTTTGAACAGTTGTCAGGTCACAGCGGGATCGTCTCAATCGTCTCCTCTGCCCCCCCAGTTCAGAGCTCTTTTGCCACCCTTTATGCAACGAGGGAGCGAAAGCGTTTTGTTAGGAAACGAAAACGAAGGAGGCTCCTTGTCGCCAATACCTTCACAAACTTCAATTTTTTCTACGATACCAGGAATGTGCAACGATTCCAAAAACAGCAGTACTGCCCATAATGTGACCACCAATTACAATACGGACAACAGAAAAATGAACAGCAATGGTGGCaacaactgcagcagcagcagccataaATCCAACAATAATGGAGAAAAGATTAGCAACGTTGCGGTTAATACCGGAACAAATGTAACTATAATATCCAGTCAGTTTTCGAAGACACAATCTTCAAGCTTATCGACTCAttcgcagcaacaacaactaaaTAACCGTATTGGTGGAGGAAACTCTTATTCTTCAATTCCTTCAACCAGAAGCGGGCGTGTTGTTAGGGGAGGAAATGGTGGGAGCAACAATACATCGAGTGAAGGAGGCAATGACAAAACTGGTGGAATCGCCTATGATAATAGTTATCAGAATGCAAATCGACGAGGGGGTTCCAATCATCTTCCGCGTTATGCCAACCGTGGAACTTcaggtggtggtgttggtaattataataatactaTCGGTAATTTGCGTAGTAATGGAGGGAATGTGATTGGTTCAGGTGAAGTTGGTAGCCCGAGCGGATTCAATGATGAAAATCGCAATTCACATCCACCATATGGATCAAGTGTTTTAGCAGAGCAAGAAGTTGTAGTGCGACCTATCATACGAGATGAAGAATTGCAAAGATTAGAAGCAATTGCAAAGGACGAAGGATGGGCTAAAGATTCTGAATTTGATTATAatcaaaaattagaattttctgATGATGAATCAGAGTTAAATCAAATACCAACTGCTATGAAAGTAAAGGATATGGCTACagatataaatataatatcaGTTAAAGCAGAAAAGGAGCAGCAAGAACATGAAATATTTGATAAATCTGATCGTACTCTGGATGTAAGTGTAGCGCATAGAGAAAGAGATCCAAATCAAGACTCTATGCAAATAAATTGTAGCAGCGGTGTGCGTAGTTTAGTTGGAGAAGGCAGTGCAATCAATGTAAACATGACGGCAGGGGGATTGGAtgcagcagaagcaaaagAGCGCTTAAAACAACGCCAGGAAGAGGATCTTAAACGTGATATTGAACGTAAACTGGCTGCCGCTAGAAAGTTACAGGAACTGGAAGAAAAGcttagcagaaaaaaaacagaggaaTCAATAGATGCAAAAGCAGGCAATAATGATATTAGCAAAAGTGGTAATATTGCCTCGACTATCAATATCTCTACAACGTTAGGAAACAAACTGGAAGaggaaaaagtttttgaaCCTGTATCGGAACATAACAACGAACGTGTAATATCCGTTAAAATTCGTGGTAAAAGTGGCGAACGAACTAATTTGAAAGATGCACGTTATGAATTTGGCACCGGTTCACGACATGATCGCGAAACGGGAAACATCAGTGGCAGTACTAGCAGTAATTGGGACATGCCAGGATTCTCAAAGACATTTCAATCAAATTTGCCCCCAAGGTTTCAAAGGCGCAAACTGGAGCGAAACACTTCTGGTGCAAATTTGTTGACgagtaataataatagtgtTGGTCTTGTTTCACCTCGAATCGGAAACACTGGTCCTTGTGGTAGCAATTCTGTTGGTGAGATAAAAAGTGGAATTCCCTTTGCCCAACAGTATGATCCACGGTTTATTCATAATCAACAGACATACGGAAAAAATTGTAACGCAATGACAAGTTCATCACGTCGAACAGCAGTTTCTGTACGGGATCGTGATGAACGCCAGAGGCATCATTATGATGCAGTTGAACATAATCAACGCGAggtaatgaaaacaaaaaaagaatcatttgAAGACGGCAATCGTTTTAATAATGCTACTGGTGGTACCCAAGAATTGAATAGTTATGTcaacagcaagcaaaacaTTGGTTGTGTAACGCCGCAATTAGACCGTAACTTATCAGAATCGTCTAATCGTAAAACAAGTGTTTCAAGTGATGATAATCATCATACAAGCCAACCACACCATAAACCGGTTATTCGAAATGTCGGAAGCAATACTAAAGTATCTGGAAATTATGTGCGTGAGAAATCATGGGATATGGAAGATCAAAAAGAATCGTCTGCGTCATCCTCTGCTTCTTTTAGTGGCAGTGATGTTCACCGCGAAACGCCCCCACGTTCTGATTGTGACTTGCCTAAACAGATATTACACCGGGTGAAAGAAACAACGCCCCAATCATCATCCGATTCaataaaagatgaaaaaatgtcatttaaGCAACGTATTAAGAAAACCGTTGATTGtgaatcaaatcaaaatgatGAAGAGATTCACAGATGTGAGCATCTGTCATTTGACGGTGCTACAATAGAAGATAATAGCGTTGGTAGTTCGAATACGTCACTAGACCCTGAGGACTCTTCCCCTGGCGCTGCAATGGATAAAGCAAGCCTATTATCTAGGTCGGATGGATATGCTTGTTTTGGAATAGGagaaacgaatgaaaaagaaaatgttgaattaaatcaattagaatgcCCCAAAGATACAACACATGAGACTTCACATCTTTCAAGATCGCTAGGCTACACAGatgataacaaacaaataacttCTACGACGATATCGCATCAACCACATCAAAATAgcttaaaaaagaaagatgcAACAACAACCCAACATTCTCGCGATAGTCGAAGGCATGATTCTCGCAGTGGCGTTCGTGGTGGCGGGGGCTACAGTGTTGGATTCCATCGAGCAGATGGGACGGGATGCATGTCCAGTAGAGGCGGTTCTTTGAATTGGAATAGACCTCGTGGTGGCAGTAGAACTGGTGGAGCTGGTCGTGGTTACCATCAAGATTGCTGGAGCGAATCTGAATATTCGGAAGAGAGTTTtgacgaacaaacaaaacatcatgTACATCAAAAGATATATAACCATTCAATGTCTGTTACTGTTGGAATACATAGTACAGCTAATGCGGATTCGACTATTTTTGGGGGTGCAAAGGAAGGATTCGTACCACGTGGTGAACCATCACGACGAGGCCGAGGAGGGGGGAATATTGGCTCTATTGTTTCTGTTGTTAATCCTTCGAGTGCAAATAATCGCCAGAAACAACAAGGAGTCTTCTCTGGCTCTATTACATCTATCGAGGAAAGTGTAGCCATCAGCAAAAAAGTTGACGGATATGGATGCACTAATTCAAAAAACCCATTTAGTTCCAGTACAGTTGATGACGATGatagacaaacaaaacattctgTTGTAGACCATTCGAACAGCACTGTTACCTCTGTAATATCTCCTATACGGGACGATCGCACAGTTCAACATAACAAAAGACCATTGTCTTTGTGTGATGCTTATAATACGTCGgatgatgttttatcacttgaaaaagaaaatcccaTTTCGAAGATCCTAGAGAGGGAACATAGTGCAATAGATATTCGTAATGACGAATCTCATTCTCGAGAGGATAGTCATAAATCAGATGGTAGATCAAATTCCACAGATCATTGTTTGGCAGTGATGAAACAAACTAGTGATGAATGCGATTCTAATAAGTCCACGGCTGCGTCATTGGTAGACGATACCAagacaaatacaacaaaaaatggtagTACTACAACTTTACAACAACAGTCAACAAATTTATCCACCATATCAGGATCTGTTGGTAAATTGAATAACTCTATGGACAGTAATGTGCGAGGAAAGGCTATTGTTGGAAATTTTAGAGGCGGTTCCATCAATGTAATTACATTGCGCCAGCAGCAATCTGTATCACAAAGCCAAGGAGGGGGTAAATCATCTACCACTGAAGCGAGCAGCGATTCATTAGTTTCAGTGAATACATCAAATTCTAATCAATTAATCACAACATCAAACAGTAACAACGACAATGACTCCATGCCGTCAGGAACAT comes from the Anopheles coluzzii chromosome 2, AcolN3, whole genome shotgun sequence genome and includes:
- the LOC120960093 gene encoding uncharacterized protein LOC120960093 isoform X2, producing the protein MSTLGGSRGERNAKPKFAALDINKLYITSRGESFEPSTQKSTAPRKHGMQSLGKVPTARRPPANLPSLKAEVGNPGEQSGSWTNELNEGQYVSQSPNHSTEEVNKIPNLSISKSSTQRHTSSPNISKPGELSWNTSEFPSLDGTGSYGGGTTKSQLFQEHYSGTSQTNHQADIRSQLKAPCGQGTSIATEDLDGGGNFLGGLNSCQVTAGSSQSSPLPPQFRALLPPFMQRGSESVLLGNENEGGSLSPIPSQTSIFSTIPGMCNDSKNSSTAHNVTTNYNTDNRKMNSNGGNNCSSSSHKSNNNGEKISNVAVNTGTNQQQLNNRIGGGNSYSSIPSTRSGRVVRGGNGGSNNTSSEGGNDKTGGIAYDNSYQNANRRGGSNHLPRYANRGTSGGGVGNYNNTIGNLRSNGGNVIGSGEVGSPSGFNDENRNSHPPYGSSVLAEQEVVVRPIIRDEELQRLEAIAKDEGWAKDSEFDYNQKLEFSDDESELNQIPTAMKVKDMATDINIISVKAEKEQQEHEIFDKSDRTLDVSVAHRERDPNQDSMQINCSSGVRSLVGEGSAINVNMTAGGLDAAEAKERLKQRQEEDLKRDIERKLAAARKLQELEEKLSRKKTEESIDAKAGNNDISKSGNIASTINISTTLGNKLEEEKVFEPVSEHNNERVISVKIRGKSGERTNLKDARYEFGTGSRHDRETGNISGSTSSNWDMPGFSKTFQSNLPPRFQRRKLERNTSGANLLTSNNNSVGLVSPRIGNTGPCGSNSVGEIKSGIPFAQQYDPRFIHNQQTYGKNCNAMTSSSRRTAVSVRDRDERQRHHYDAVEHNQREVMKTKKESFEDGNRFNNATGGTQELNSYVNSKQNIGCVTPQLDRNLSESSNRKTSVSSDDNHHTSQPHHKPVIRNVGSNTKVSGNYVREKSWDMEDQKESSASSSASFSGSDVHRETPPRSDCDLPKQILHRVKETTPQSSSDSIKDEKMSFKQRIKKTVDCESNQNDEEIHRCEHLSFDGATIEDNSVGSSNTSLDPEDSSPGAAMDKASLLSRSDGYACFGIGETNEKENVELNQLECPKDTTHETSHLSRSLGYTDDNKQITSTTISHQPHQNSLKKKDATTTQHSRDSRRHDSRSGVRGGGGYSVGFHRADGTGCMSSRGGSLNWNRPRGGSRTGGAGRGYHQDCWSESEYSEESFDEQTKHHVHQKIYNHSMSVTVGIHSTANADSTIFGGAKEGFVPRGEPSRRGRGGGNIGSIVSVVNPSSANNRQKQQGVFSGSITSIEESVAISKKVDGYGCTNSKNPFSSSTVDDDDRQTKHSVVDHSNSTVTSVISPIRDDRTVQHNKRPLSLCDAYNTSDDVLSLEKENPISKILEREHSAIDIRNDESHSREDSHKSDGRSNSTDHCLAVMKQTSDECDSNKSTAASLVDDTKTNTTKNGSTTTLQQQSTNLSTISGSVGKLNNSMDSNVRGKAIVGNFRGGSINVITLRQQQSVSQSQGGGKSSTTEASSDSLVSVNTSNSNQLITTSNSNNDNDSMPSGTSGTRSSTLSVEGDIKCVTDQRHLTQQGVTEKLNASSTVSSNTDNDKHHLDGNNAPVNTTMIFDNTNFKSAVSALSVNNTNTVGDCGGTGVDASITNLKRQQSGNSVINVDAKVKSGLMNEKVITGASNAVGSIMKSPQSLTSNTSAHRPTTSIPVTTSSEGSSQHSIVGNSQRTVLSAGVTKQQSSTIITSTLQGIPFQKSETDYKEVKPFAFETDISHLIEGDKGIKQQSTVSAGLCLSKSIEVDGGNGHGRVSASVQNIISPSTADLNMKIASVKKVWEMPTVPEQTGSGTVNSGGGGSATCNVNMANEHSVSGSGNVPSGNNVHLKSNFVRTQHTSHQPQYQHSHAGTAGHHSHQAHGTHSSYGAAFGSESDSLVEHFNSSNNVCNIPNPTGSNNGCDINTGITLNNECNDPSNQGYGLSHHHSQQQPTKVHQQTHQLQQQHPHQQQDLHHQRQAHNMQESAQSTTQQHTQQPQKQLQHPSQHSLQHHSQQLQRQQQQHKEQSQHIQQLQQMHQQSQQQHKPQTQSQSQSHPPTQPPSQSLPQSQAQTSQSQLKVQHSPQQQSQQIPQQLSQSQSQHSHSHQQHQPHKQSQIQQQLQQHPAQQLPQQLQQTHHQQTLQLQHQQQTQQTQHVSSVNVQQHQAAVAVTMGLNKHPVADVLAAAVAANNVNVCKVKPTQQSSAGGMHQSNSMGLSPPPQMQSGSIPSAPQPFYPAQYGVSAVPSPPAVLYNSAAAAAAMNSQGGLYNAFQIEPSGRSQFSQFPGHYGTSGTTGGPYNTYMTPTATNMQTGPTPEMFQSLSSQFRMGSVQSPYNQTTQMGNPNTMLISSNNTSLMSSSVKTSTQQIGAIGQPKPNGGGSVNQPPFGQQYLNMFPPAPLQNTAANYYSNSGGGQNAFFGAASATGAATQSAYGIPPAAVAASNMFGGHGGQNPSNTSQPPPPQQQMPNYSSQFLNSPLLAATNPTLGQQQYRGAPNNASQHSGANSSSYIKSNQSPQSSHIQQQQQAQQQQDTVSYYSFYHK
- the LOC120960093 gene encoding uncharacterized protein LOC120960093 isoform X1, whose amino-acid sequence is MSTLGGSRGERNAKPKFAALDINKLYITSRGESFEPSTQKSTAPRKHGMQSLGKVPTARRPPANLPSLKAEVGNPGEQSGSWTNELNEGQYVSQSPNHSTEEVNKIPNLSISKSSTQRHTSSPNISKPGELSWNTSEFPSLDGTGSYGGGTTKSQLFQEHYSGTSQTNHQADIRSQLKAPCGQGTSIATEDLDGGGNFLGGLNSCQVTAGSSQSSPLPPQFRALLPPFMQRGSESVLLGNENEGGSLSPIPSQTSIFSTIPGMCNDSKNSSTAHNVTTNYNTDNRKMNSNGGNNCSSSSHKSNNNGEKISNVAVNTGTNVTIISSQFSKTQSSSLSTHSQQQQLNNRIGGGNSYSSIPSTRSGRVVRGGNGGSNNTSSEGGNDKTGGIAYDNSYQNANRRGGSNHLPRYANRGTSGGGVGNYNNTIGNLRSNGGNVIGSGEVGSPSGFNDENRNSHPPYGSSVLAEQEVVVRPIIRDEELQRLEAIAKDEGWAKDSEFDYNQKLEFSDDESELNQIPTAMKVKDMATDINIISVKAEKEQQEHEIFDKSDRTLDVSVAHRERDPNQDSMQINCSSGVRSLVGEGSAINVNMTAGGLDAAEAKERLKQRQEEDLKRDIERKLAAARKLQELEEKLSRKKTEESIDAKAGNNDISKSGNIASTINISTTLGNKLEEEKVFEPVSEHNNERVISVKIRGKSGERTNLKDARYEFGTGSRHDRETGNISGSTSSNWDMPGFSKTFQSNLPPRFQRRKLERNTSGANLLTSNNNSVGLVSPRIGNTGPCGSNSVGEIKSGIPFAQQYDPRFIHNQQTYGKNCNAMTSSSRRTAVSVRDRDERQRHHYDAVEHNQREVMKTKKESFEDGNRFNNATGGTQELNSYVNSKQNIGCVTPQLDRNLSESSNRKTSVSSDDNHHTSQPHHKPVIRNVGSNTKVSGNYVREKSWDMEDQKESSASSSASFSGSDVHRETPPRSDCDLPKQILHRVKETTPQSSSDSIKDEKMSFKQRIKKTVDCESNQNDEEIHRCEHLSFDGATIEDNSVGSSNTSLDPEDSSPGAAMDKASLLSRSDGYACFGIGETNEKENVELNQLECPKDTTHETSHLSRSLGYTDDNKQITSTTISHQPHQNSLKKKDATTTQHSRDSRRHDSRSGVRGGGGYSVGFHRADGTGCMSSRGGSLNWNRPRGGSRTGGAGRGYHQDCWSESEYSEESFDEQTKHHVHQKIYNHSMSVTVGIHSTANADSTIFGGAKEGFVPRGEPSRRGRGGGNIGSIVSVVNPSSANNRQKQQGVFSGSITSIEESVAISKKVDGYGCTNSKNPFSSSTVDDDDRQTKHSVVDHSNSTVTSVISPIRDDRTVQHNKRPLSLCDAYNTSDDVLSLEKENPISKILEREHSAIDIRNDESHSREDSHKSDGRSNSTDHCLAVMKQTSDECDSNKSTAASLVDDTKTNTTKNGSTTTLQQQSTNLSTISGSVGKLNNSMDSNVRGKAIVGNFRGGSINVITLRQQQSVSQSQGGGKSSTTEASSDSLVSVNTSNSNQLITTSNSNNDNDSMPSGTSGTRSSTLSVEGDIKCVTDQRHLTQQGVTEKLNASSTVSSNTDNDKHHLDGNNAPVNTTMIFDNTNFKSAVSALSVNNTNTVGDCGGTGVDASITNLKRQQSGNSVINVDAKVKSGLMNEKVITGASNAVGSIMKSPQSLTSNTSAHRPTTSIPVTTSSEGSSQHSIVGNSQRTVLSAGVTKQQSSTIITSTLQGIPFQKSETDYKEVKPFAFETDISHLIEGDKGIKQQSTVSAGLCLSKSIEVDGGNGHGRVSASVQNIISPSTADLNMKIASVKKVWEMPTVPEQTGSGTVNSGGGGSATCNVNMANEHSVSGSGNVPSGNNVHLKSNFVRTQHTSHQPQYQHSHAGTAGHHSHQAHGTHSSYGAAFGSESDSLVEHFNSSNNVCNIPNPTGSNNGCDINTGITLNNECNDPSNQGYGLSHHHSQQQPTKVHQQTHQLQQQHPHQQQDLHHQRQAHNMQESAQSTTQQHTQQPQKQLQHPSQHSLQHHSQQLQRQQQQHKEQSQHIQQLQQMHQQSQQQHKPQTQSQSQSHPPTQPPSQSLPQSQAQTSQSQLKVQHSPQQQSQQIPQQLSQSQSQHSHSHQQHQPHKQSQIQQQLQQHPAQQLPQQLQQTHHQQTLQLQHQQQTQQTQHVSSVNVQQHQAAVAVTMGLNKHPVADVLAAAVAANNVNVCKVKPTQQSSAGGMHQSNSMGLSPPPQMQSGSIPSAPQPFYPAQYGVSAVPSPPAVLYNSAAAAAAMNSQGGLYNAFQIEPSGRSQFSQFPGHYGTSGTTGGPYNTYMTPTATNMQTGPTPEMFQSLSSQFRMGSVQSPYNQTTQMGNPNTMLISSNNTSLMSSSVKTSTQQIGAIGQPKPNGGGSVNQPPFGQQYLNMFPPAPLQNTAANYYSNSGGGQNAFFGAASATGAATQSAYGIPPAAVAASNMFGGHGGQNPSNTSQPPPPQQQMPNYSSQFLNSPLLAATNPTLGQQQYRGAPNNASQHSGANSSSYIKSNQSPQSSHIQQQQQAQQQQDTVSYYSFYHK